The proteins below are encoded in one region of Coffea arabica cultivar ET-39 chromosome 4c, Coffea Arabica ET-39 HiFi, whole genome shotgun sequence:
- the LOC113740018 gene encoding uncharacterized protein isoform X2, whose product MHSCPDFLLTLMRLLCFALVDTDSSAFFICGCCNELSFFIILCYIFGACIDSDLQLISSQADSQADRHPKRLQLSLIATIRMIDGMFKGIYNGKKYHVADIVAVLSRAWSAGVDRIIVTGGFLEESKEALAIAETDARLFCMVDVHPTRCKVTVDTLLNAILKLLNV is encoded by the exons CGTCTTCTTTGTTTTGCTCTTGTTGATACAGATTCGTCAG CTTTCTTCATATGTGGTTGCTGTAACGAGCTttctttcttcatcatcttgtgTTATATATTTGGAGCTTGTATTGATTCAG ACCTCCAGTTGATCTCATCTCAAGCGGACTCTCAGGCAGACAGACACCCAAAAAGACTCCAACTTTCACTAATAGCGACTATCCGAATGATTG ATGGTATGTTCAAAGGAATATACAACGGCAAGAAATACCATGTGGCAGATATTGTTGCAGTACTCAGCAGGGCTTGGAGCGCCGGTGTTGATCGAATTATT GTAACTGGTGGATTTCTAGAGGAATCAAAAGAAGCTCTTGCTATTGCTGAAACTGATG CAAGACTTTTTTGCATGGTTGATGTGCACCCAACAAGATGCAAAGTGACTGTTGATACTCTTCTGAATGCCATCCTTAAGTTATTGAATGTGTGA
- the LOC113739888 gene encoding protein MODIFIER OF SNC1 1-like isoform X1 codes for MTSNILAGERRWASARRTGMTVLGKVSVPKPLNLPSQRLENHGLDPNVEIVPKGSLGWGSRPSSSASNPWGSTTQSSNADGSVSSPSQLSGRPSSAGSGSRPSTAGSDRTYERTANVWGPSSRPSSASGVLASNQTSTSLRPQSAETRPSSSQLSRFAETVSDSTGLRAPSGTAERVGVASSENDRFSLSTGDFPTLNSSRDGSAKNSEPRDQGSHSRPSSASGTQRKEKTEESQAGQDITSGTVNAWDRDGPRSADDGMQPSQVKWHGEPQQYVNSNIPPPQFDAWRGPPMNAPAGVWYRGPPAGPPYGAPVAPGGFPIEPFPYYCPQIPPPALPNSQPVPLPGAGPRGHHPKNGELYRPQMPEAFVRPGMPFRPGFYPGPMHFEGYYGPPMGYCNSNEREVPFKGMGGPSAYNRHSTPSAPDPGHSRARAGRTGPAGKMLSEHVETAHSGDASGQYKVLLKQHDEGNGKGDGENLERRPTFDNSSHPKKGVLSGVSLRREWGAEPEPDSEEEMCAMRTEGENSCSHKVKDQGAHDPDTFKVQSFENVCSAVVDNNQKHQSVTAAPSPGMSQPSPGTERGLTVTATARDSTLMQKIEGLNVKVRASDGRYDGPQNSSQAVNPKGNDMIKAGIMGPGSHEMLPSVGDRSSHPAFAPRRAYDHMHGKGSDNGKGRFRSLDGGGWQKKPVAAEPASIPAAEPASIPAADIISIDVHETKVQPVVAAVEDPTGKNEGEMATEIFDSTDSQAQRAKMRELAKQRALQLQKEEEERIREQKAKAFAKLEELNRRTQGGKPLKNEKALVGMCQPELQEQQTYSGSSLDDAKSQAVTKVISSVSGGVTQSSLSTVPSGDESATSSSNLPKAVPIEPVVLDGQSLPLKQEAHSADANDRKTSAQMNEGGASRHKRNSFKPKQNATQEKKISQQSEAISAAEGPKNETGITSNEVNVVSQDDTLYSGESNFPRNPNIVSESSAQQRRKGNRSGKKHKLDDAPSMPILPSTAPNESNPVEAYTEKEDFKASQSDLDSSVVQEVITTVDGAESSKQHSSLQGDEAYGRLSNHRKPQHSRRFARNQQSNRFTDKSHGNDVVIWAPVKSQSKAEPASEMSQQNAQECGISAKCDNQVQSNIKSKRAEMERYVPKPVAKELAQQNSVQQPVSYSTEMSTSDEFSERIESGLASSGSLHPGSSATCNVASTAECREVDSRLNKQVKAHGAWRQRGSTEAPQNASPTSSSNSSKSTRTSVRQNQSVKPNLNSAKVEGNVSRDSSASDGQNVSTYSNVAAPALSPVAKDQGVTGKGKKHSLKADKSMGFNHDNEKNQISGEADGSRILFLGPDIKHAEKVNLSKESRGFEERSSSHWQPKSNSSSNNSQRGNRSILGQAVTVEKDDVKKDYPSLPSSHVPPNVKESSEKDSLLDQTSENVGHQGHRKERRMPTSKGHSHSPNGGTNGADESRYTINADPQNKQHLSSDIKRGRTQNNYPGTSREPRGDWNNDRQRHNIHHYEYHPVGSYNNSKPEKPEDEYHNAGQRYKDRGLGQSKRGRGNFHGRQSGSIRLDAGSG; via the exons ATGACGTCAAATATATTAGCAGGAGAACGAAG ATGGGCTTCTGCAAGACGAACTGGAATGACTGTGTTGGGGAAAGTTTCTGTTCCAAAGCCTTTGAATTTACCCAGCCAAAG GTTAGAAAATCATGGCCTGGATCCCAATGTGGAAATTGTTCCCAA GGGTAGTCTTGGTTGGGGAAGCCGCCCTTCATCATCTGCTTCCAATCCATGGGGTTCCACAACACAGTCTTCAAATGCTGATGGTAGTGTCAGTTCACCAAGCCAGCTGAGTGGGCGTCCATCATCTGCTGGAAGTGGTAGTCGACCATCAACTGCTGGTAGTGATAGAACATATGAGCGCACTGCTAATGTATGGGGTCCAAGTTCTAGGCCTTCATCAGCTTCTGGAGTATTGGCATCAAACCAAACATCAACCTCGCTGCGGCCACAGAGTGCAGAAACAAGACCTAGTAGCTCACAACTGTCACGGTTTGCAGAAACTGTATCTGATAGTACAGGTCTGCGGGCTCCAAGTGGTACTGCAGAAAGAGTG GGGGTTGCTTCCTCCGAGAATGACAGGTTCTCTCTGAGTACTGGGGATTTTCCAACACTAAATTCAAGTAGAGATGGTTCTGCGAAGAATTCTGAGCCACGAG ATCAGGGTTCTCATAGCCGTCCTAGTTCAGCTTCTGGCACCCAGAGAAAAGAGAAGACAGAAGAATCTCAAGCTGGTCAGG ATATCACGAGCGGAACAGTTAATGCATGGGACAGAGATGGTCCCCGAAGTGCAGATGATGGGATGCAGCCTAGCCAGGTGAAGTGGCATGGGGAGCCTCAACAATATGTCAATTCCAATATTCCCCCACCACAGTTTGATGCGTGGCGTGGCCCTCCCATGAATGCACCAGCTGGTGTTTGGTATAGAGGTCCTCCTGCGGGGCCACCTTATGGAGCCCCTGTCGCACCTGGCGGCTTCCCCATTGAGCCATTCCCTTACTACTGTCCGCAAATTCCGCCTCCAGCTTTACCAAATTCACAGCCAGTTCCTCTGCCAGGGGCTGGTCCTAGGGGACACCATCCAAAAAATGGGGAGCTATACAGGCCTCAGATGCCTGAAGCTTTTGTACGTCcaggaatgccatttaggccaGGTTTTTATCCTGGTCCAATGCATTTTGAGGGCTATTATGGCCCACCAATGGGTTATTGCAATTCCAATGAACGGGAAGTACCATTTAAGGGCATGGGTGGCCCATCTGCTTATAATAGACATTCAACTCCAAGTGCTCCTGATCCTGGCCATTCTCGTGCCAGAGCTGGTAGGACTGGTCCTGCTGGCAAAATGTTGTCAGAGCACGTAGAAACAGCTCATTCTGGTGATGCCTCTGGGCAATATAAAGTTCTTTTAAAGCAACATGATGAAGGGAATGGGAAGGGGGATGGTGAGAATTTGGAACGCAGGCCAACATTCGATAATTCCTCACATCCTAAGAAAGGAGTCCTGTCTGGTGTGTCATTGCGAAGGGAGTGGGGTGCTGAGCCTGAGCCTGATAGTGAAGAAGAGATGTGTGCAATGAGAACAGAAGGTGAAAACTCATGTTCACACAAAGTAAAGGATCAAGGGGCTCATGATCCTGACACGTTCAAGGTCCAGTCATTTGAGAATGTGTGCAGTGCTGTGGTTGATAATAATCAGAAACACCAATCTGTGACTGCTGCACCCTCTCCAGGAATGTCACAACCGTCTCCAGGCACAGAAAGAGGTTTAACTGTAACAGCTACTGCAAGAGATTCAACTTTAATGCAGAAAATTGAAGGCTTGAATGTGAAAGTTCGTGCCTCTGATGGACGTTATGATGGTCCACAGAACTCGTCCCAAGCTGTTAACCCTAAGGGTAATGACATGATCAAAGCTGGTATTATGGGACCTGGATCCCATGAAATGCTTCCTTCTGTTGGGGATAGAAGCTCTCACCCAGCATTTGCTCCTAG GAGAGCATATGATCATATGCATGGTAAAGGTAGTGATAATGGCAAAGGAAGGTTTCGCAGTTTGGATGGTGGTGGCTGGCAAAAGAAACCTGTAGCTGCTGAGCCTGCTAGTATCCCAGCTGCTGAGCCTGCTAGTATCCCAGCCGCTGATATCATATCTATTGATGTCCATGAAACTAAAGTCCAACCTGTAGTGGCAGCTGTTGAGGATCCTACAGGGAAGAACGAAGGAGAAATGGCAACTGAAATATTTGACTCAACTGATAGCCAGGCACAG CGTGCCAAAATGAGAGAATTGGCGAAGCAACGGGCCTTACAGCTACAGAAGGAAGAGGAAGAGCGAATTAGAGAACAGAAGGCAAAGGCTTTTGCTAAACTGGAGGAGCTGAATCGGCGTACACAGGGAGGAAAGCCTTTGAAGAATGAAAAAGCTCTGGTTGGTATGTGCCAGCCAGAGCTACAAGAACAGCAAACATACTCTGGATCGAGCCTGGATGATGCTAAATCTCAAGCTGTGACAAAGGTTATTTCTTCAGTCTCTGGTGGTGTTACTCAGTCTAGTCTGAGCACTGTCCCAAGTGGTGATGAATCTGCAACTTCAAGCAGCAATTTACCCAAAGCTGTCCCCATTGAGCCTGTTGTTTTGGATGGTCAGTCCTTGCCTTTGAAACAGGAAGCCCATTCTGCTGATGCCAATGATCGTAAAACTTCTGCCCAAATGAATGAAGGTGGTGCCTCTAGACATAAACGAAACAGCTTTAAGCCAAAGCAGAATGCTacgcaagaaaagaaaattagccaACAGTCAGAGGCAATCAGTGCTGCTGAGGGCCCTAAAAATGAGACTGGTATAACTTCCAATGAAGTCAATGTGGTTTCTCAAGATGATACTTTGTATAGTGGTGAATCAAACTTCccaagaaaccctaacattGTTAGCGAGTCCTCTGCACAACAGAGAAGGAAAGGCAACAGGAGTGGCAAAAAGCACAAACTGGATGATGCACCATCTATGCCTATTTTACCATCAACAGCACCAAACGAAAGTAACCCTGTTGAAGCTTACACTGAAAAGGAGGACTTTAAGGCTTCTCAATCAGATCTGGATAGTAGTGTAGTTCAGGAGGTGATCACTACTGTTGATGGAGCGGAGTCCTCCAAGCAGCATTCTTCTTTACAAGGTGATGAGGCTTATGGTAGACTAAGCAACCACAGAAAACCTCAGCACTCTCGCAGGTTTGCAAGAAACCAACAATCTAACAGGTTTACGGATAAATCTCATGGCAATGATGTTGTTATTTGGGCACCTGTGAAGTCACAAAGTAAAGCAGAGCCTGCAAGTGAAATGAGCCAACAAAATGCACAGGAATGTGGTATTTCAGCAAAATGTGATAATCAAGTACAGAGTAACATTAAAAGCAAAAGGGCGGAAATGGAGAGATATGTACCCAAGCCAGTTGCCAAAGAATTAGCTCAGCAGAATAGTGTCCAGCAGCCAGTTTCATATTCAACTGAGATGTCAACATCTGATGAGTTTTCTGAGAGAATTGAAAGTGGGTTAGCAAGCTCCGGAAGTCTTCATCCAGGTAGTTCAGCAACCTGCAATGTTGCATCAACTGCAGAGTGTAGGGAAGTTGATTCCAGGCTTAATAAACAAGTCAAAGCACATGGAGCATGGCGTCAACGGGGTTCAACAGAAGCACCGCAGAATGCATCTCCAACTTCCTCATCCAACTCAAGCAAGAGTACTCGGACATCAGTCCGCCAAAACCAATCTGTGAAGCCCAATCTAAATTCTGCCAAAGTGGAAGGGAATGTATCCAGGGATTCTAGTGCTTCTGATGGCCAGAATGTGTCCACTTATTCTAATGTAGCAGCTCCTGCTCTTTCACCTGTTGCGAAAGATCAGGGAGTAacaggcaaaggaaagaagcacTCATTGAAGGCTGACAAAAGCATGGGATTTAATCATGACAATGAGAAGAATCAAATTAGTGGGGAAGCTGATGGGAGTCGTATCCTATTTTTGGGTCCTGACATAAAACATGCTGAGAAGGTCAATCTATCAAAAGAGAGTCGAGGCTTTGAGGAACGGTCATCGTCTCATTGGCAACCCAAATCTAATTCATCTTCAAATAACAGCCAGCGTGGAAATAGGTCTATCTTAGGTCAGGCTGTTACTGTGGAAAAAGATGATGTCAAAAAGGATTATCCTTCACTGCCTAGTTCCCATGTTCCGCCTAATGTCAAGGAGAGCAGTGAAAAAGATTCTCTGCTGGATCAAACTTCTGAAAATGTAGGGCATCAAGGACACAGGAAAGAAAGGAGAATGCCCACATCTAAAGGACATTCTCACTCCCCTAATGGAGGCACAAATGGTGCTGATGAATCAAGATATACTATTAATGCTGATCCTCAAAATAAGCAGCATTTATCTTCTGATATCAAGAGGGGTCGAACTCAAAATAATTATCCTGGAACAAGCCGTGAACCTCGTGGGGATTGGAATAATGATAGGCAGAGGCATAACATCCACCACTATGAGTACCATCCTGTGGGGTCATATAACAATAGTAAACCTGAAAAACCAGAAGATGAATATCATAATGCGGGCCAAAGATACAAGGACAGAGGACTGGGTCAGTCAAAGCGTGGCAGGGGAAATTTTCATGGGCGGCAAAGCGGCAGTATACGTTTAGATGCTGGTTCTGGCTGA
- the LOC113739888 gene encoding protein MODIFIER OF SNC1 1-like isoform X2 has translation MTSNILAGERRWASARRTGMTVLGKVSVPKPLNLPSQRLENHGLDPNVEIVPKGSLGWGSRPSSSASNPWGSTTQSSNADGSVSSPSQLSGRPSSAGSGSRPSTAGSDRTYERTANVWGPSSRPSSASGVLASNQTSTSLRPQSAETRPSSSQLSRFAETVSDSTGLRAPSGTAERVGVASSENDRFSLSTGDFPTLNSSRDGSAKNSEPRDQGSHSRPSSASGTQRKEKTEESQADITSGTVNAWDRDGPRSADDGMQPSQVKWHGEPQQYVNSNIPPPQFDAWRGPPMNAPAGVWYRGPPAGPPYGAPVAPGGFPIEPFPYYCPQIPPPALPNSQPVPLPGAGPRGHHPKNGELYRPQMPEAFVRPGMPFRPGFYPGPMHFEGYYGPPMGYCNSNEREVPFKGMGGPSAYNRHSTPSAPDPGHSRARAGRTGPAGKMLSEHVETAHSGDASGQYKVLLKQHDEGNGKGDGENLERRPTFDNSSHPKKGVLSGVSLRREWGAEPEPDSEEEMCAMRTEGENSCSHKVKDQGAHDPDTFKVQSFENVCSAVVDNNQKHQSVTAAPSPGMSQPSPGTERGLTVTATARDSTLMQKIEGLNVKVRASDGRYDGPQNSSQAVNPKGNDMIKAGIMGPGSHEMLPSVGDRSSHPAFAPRRAYDHMHGKGSDNGKGRFRSLDGGGWQKKPVAAEPASIPAAEPASIPAADIISIDVHETKVQPVVAAVEDPTGKNEGEMATEIFDSTDSQAQRAKMRELAKQRALQLQKEEEERIREQKAKAFAKLEELNRRTQGGKPLKNEKALVGMCQPELQEQQTYSGSSLDDAKSQAVTKVISSVSGGVTQSSLSTVPSGDESATSSSNLPKAVPIEPVVLDGQSLPLKQEAHSADANDRKTSAQMNEGGASRHKRNSFKPKQNATQEKKISQQSEAISAAEGPKNETGITSNEVNVVSQDDTLYSGESNFPRNPNIVSESSAQQRRKGNRSGKKHKLDDAPSMPILPSTAPNESNPVEAYTEKEDFKASQSDLDSSVVQEVITTVDGAESSKQHSSLQGDEAYGRLSNHRKPQHSRRFARNQQSNRFTDKSHGNDVVIWAPVKSQSKAEPASEMSQQNAQECGISAKCDNQVQSNIKSKRAEMERYVPKPVAKELAQQNSVQQPVSYSTEMSTSDEFSERIESGLASSGSLHPGSSATCNVASTAECREVDSRLNKQVKAHGAWRQRGSTEAPQNASPTSSSNSSKSTRTSVRQNQSVKPNLNSAKVEGNVSRDSSASDGQNVSTYSNVAAPALSPVAKDQGVTGKGKKHSLKADKSMGFNHDNEKNQISGEADGSRILFLGPDIKHAEKVNLSKESRGFEERSSSHWQPKSNSSSNNSQRGNRSILGQAVTVEKDDVKKDYPSLPSSHVPPNVKESSEKDSLLDQTSENVGHQGHRKERRMPTSKGHSHSPNGGTNGADESRYTINADPQNKQHLSSDIKRGRTQNNYPGTSREPRGDWNNDRQRHNIHHYEYHPVGSYNNSKPEKPEDEYHNAGQRYKDRGLGQSKRGRGNFHGRQSGSIRLDAGSG, from the exons ATGACGTCAAATATATTAGCAGGAGAACGAAG ATGGGCTTCTGCAAGACGAACTGGAATGACTGTGTTGGGGAAAGTTTCTGTTCCAAAGCCTTTGAATTTACCCAGCCAAAG GTTAGAAAATCATGGCCTGGATCCCAATGTGGAAATTGTTCCCAA GGGTAGTCTTGGTTGGGGAAGCCGCCCTTCATCATCTGCTTCCAATCCATGGGGTTCCACAACACAGTCTTCAAATGCTGATGGTAGTGTCAGTTCACCAAGCCAGCTGAGTGGGCGTCCATCATCTGCTGGAAGTGGTAGTCGACCATCAACTGCTGGTAGTGATAGAACATATGAGCGCACTGCTAATGTATGGGGTCCAAGTTCTAGGCCTTCATCAGCTTCTGGAGTATTGGCATCAAACCAAACATCAACCTCGCTGCGGCCACAGAGTGCAGAAACAAGACCTAGTAGCTCACAACTGTCACGGTTTGCAGAAACTGTATCTGATAGTACAGGTCTGCGGGCTCCAAGTGGTACTGCAGAAAGAGTG GGGGTTGCTTCCTCCGAGAATGACAGGTTCTCTCTGAGTACTGGGGATTTTCCAACACTAAATTCAAGTAGAGATGGTTCTGCGAAGAATTCTGAGCCACGAG ATCAGGGTTCTCATAGCCGTCCTAGTTCAGCTTCTGGCACCCAGAGAAAAGAGAAGACAGAAGAATCTCAAGCTG ATATCACGAGCGGAACAGTTAATGCATGGGACAGAGATGGTCCCCGAAGTGCAGATGATGGGATGCAGCCTAGCCAGGTGAAGTGGCATGGGGAGCCTCAACAATATGTCAATTCCAATATTCCCCCACCACAGTTTGATGCGTGGCGTGGCCCTCCCATGAATGCACCAGCTGGTGTTTGGTATAGAGGTCCTCCTGCGGGGCCACCTTATGGAGCCCCTGTCGCACCTGGCGGCTTCCCCATTGAGCCATTCCCTTACTACTGTCCGCAAATTCCGCCTCCAGCTTTACCAAATTCACAGCCAGTTCCTCTGCCAGGGGCTGGTCCTAGGGGACACCATCCAAAAAATGGGGAGCTATACAGGCCTCAGATGCCTGAAGCTTTTGTACGTCcaggaatgccatttaggccaGGTTTTTATCCTGGTCCAATGCATTTTGAGGGCTATTATGGCCCACCAATGGGTTATTGCAATTCCAATGAACGGGAAGTACCATTTAAGGGCATGGGTGGCCCATCTGCTTATAATAGACATTCAACTCCAAGTGCTCCTGATCCTGGCCATTCTCGTGCCAGAGCTGGTAGGACTGGTCCTGCTGGCAAAATGTTGTCAGAGCACGTAGAAACAGCTCATTCTGGTGATGCCTCTGGGCAATATAAAGTTCTTTTAAAGCAACATGATGAAGGGAATGGGAAGGGGGATGGTGAGAATTTGGAACGCAGGCCAACATTCGATAATTCCTCACATCCTAAGAAAGGAGTCCTGTCTGGTGTGTCATTGCGAAGGGAGTGGGGTGCTGAGCCTGAGCCTGATAGTGAAGAAGAGATGTGTGCAATGAGAACAGAAGGTGAAAACTCATGTTCACACAAAGTAAAGGATCAAGGGGCTCATGATCCTGACACGTTCAAGGTCCAGTCATTTGAGAATGTGTGCAGTGCTGTGGTTGATAATAATCAGAAACACCAATCTGTGACTGCTGCACCCTCTCCAGGAATGTCACAACCGTCTCCAGGCACAGAAAGAGGTTTAACTGTAACAGCTACTGCAAGAGATTCAACTTTAATGCAGAAAATTGAAGGCTTGAATGTGAAAGTTCGTGCCTCTGATGGACGTTATGATGGTCCACAGAACTCGTCCCAAGCTGTTAACCCTAAGGGTAATGACATGATCAAAGCTGGTATTATGGGACCTGGATCCCATGAAATGCTTCCTTCTGTTGGGGATAGAAGCTCTCACCCAGCATTTGCTCCTAG GAGAGCATATGATCATATGCATGGTAAAGGTAGTGATAATGGCAAAGGAAGGTTTCGCAGTTTGGATGGTGGTGGCTGGCAAAAGAAACCTGTAGCTGCTGAGCCTGCTAGTATCCCAGCTGCTGAGCCTGCTAGTATCCCAGCCGCTGATATCATATCTATTGATGTCCATGAAACTAAAGTCCAACCTGTAGTGGCAGCTGTTGAGGATCCTACAGGGAAGAACGAAGGAGAAATGGCAACTGAAATATTTGACTCAACTGATAGCCAGGCACAG CGTGCCAAAATGAGAGAATTGGCGAAGCAACGGGCCTTACAGCTACAGAAGGAAGAGGAAGAGCGAATTAGAGAACAGAAGGCAAAGGCTTTTGCTAAACTGGAGGAGCTGAATCGGCGTACACAGGGAGGAAAGCCTTTGAAGAATGAAAAAGCTCTGGTTGGTATGTGCCAGCCAGAGCTACAAGAACAGCAAACATACTCTGGATCGAGCCTGGATGATGCTAAATCTCAAGCTGTGACAAAGGTTATTTCTTCAGTCTCTGGTGGTGTTACTCAGTCTAGTCTGAGCACTGTCCCAAGTGGTGATGAATCTGCAACTTCAAGCAGCAATTTACCCAAAGCTGTCCCCATTGAGCCTGTTGTTTTGGATGGTCAGTCCTTGCCTTTGAAACAGGAAGCCCATTCTGCTGATGCCAATGATCGTAAAACTTCTGCCCAAATGAATGAAGGTGGTGCCTCTAGACATAAACGAAACAGCTTTAAGCCAAAGCAGAATGCTacgcaagaaaagaaaattagccaACAGTCAGAGGCAATCAGTGCTGCTGAGGGCCCTAAAAATGAGACTGGTATAACTTCCAATGAAGTCAATGTGGTTTCTCAAGATGATACTTTGTATAGTGGTGAATCAAACTTCccaagaaaccctaacattGTTAGCGAGTCCTCTGCACAACAGAGAAGGAAAGGCAACAGGAGTGGCAAAAAGCACAAACTGGATGATGCACCATCTATGCCTATTTTACCATCAACAGCACCAAACGAAAGTAACCCTGTTGAAGCTTACACTGAAAAGGAGGACTTTAAGGCTTCTCAATCAGATCTGGATAGTAGTGTAGTTCAGGAGGTGATCACTACTGTTGATGGAGCGGAGTCCTCCAAGCAGCATTCTTCTTTACAAGGTGATGAGGCTTATGGTAGACTAAGCAACCACAGAAAACCTCAGCACTCTCGCAGGTTTGCAAGAAACCAACAATCTAACAGGTTTACGGATAAATCTCATGGCAATGATGTTGTTATTTGGGCACCTGTGAAGTCACAAAGTAAAGCAGAGCCTGCAAGTGAAATGAGCCAACAAAATGCACAGGAATGTGGTATTTCAGCAAAATGTGATAATCAAGTACAGAGTAACATTAAAAGCAAAAGGGCGGAAATGGAGAGATATGTACCCAAGCCAGTTGCCAAAGAATTAGCTCAGCAGAATAGTGTCCAGCAGCCAGTTTCATATTCAACTGAGATGTCAACATCTGATGAGTTTTCTGAGAGAATTGAAAGTGGGTTAGCAAGCTCCGGAAGTCTTCATCCAGGTAGTTCAGCAACCTGCAATGTTGCATCAACTGCAGAGTGTAGGGAAGTTGATTCCAGGCTTAATAAACAAGTCAAAGCACATGGAGCATGGCGTCAACGGGGTTCAACAGAAGCACCGCAGAATGCATCTCCAACTTCCTCATCCAACTCAAGCAAGAGTACTCGGACATCAGTCCGCCAAAACCAATCTGTGAAGCCCAATCTAAATTCTGCCAAAGTGGAAGGGAATGTATCCAGGGATTCTAGTGCTTCTGATGGCCAGAATGTGTCCACTTATTCTAATGTAGCAGCTCCTGCTCTTTCACCTGTTGCGAAAGATCAGGGAGTAacaggcaaaggaaagaagcacTCATTGAAGGCTGACAAAAGCATGGGATTTAATCATGACAATGAGAAGAATCAAATTAGTGGGGAAGCTGATGGGAGTCGTATCCTATTTTTGGGTCCTGACATAAAACATGCTGAGAAGGTCAATCTATCAAAAGAGAGTCGAGGCTTTGAGGAACGGTCATCGTCTCATTGGCAACCCAAATCTAATTCATCTTCAAATAACAGCCAGCGTGGAAATAGGTCTATCTTAGGTCAGGCTGTTACTGTGGAAAAAGATGATGTCAAAAAGGATTATCCTTCACTGCCTAGTTCCCATGTTCCGCCTAATGTCAAGGAGAGCAGTGAAAAAGATTCTCTGCTGGATCAAACTTCTGAAAATGTAGGGCATCAAGGACACAGGAAAGAAAGGAGAATGCCCACATCTAAAGGACATTCTCACTCCCCTAATGGAGGCACAAATGGTGCTGATGAATCAAGATATACTATTAATGCTGATCCTCAAAATAAGCAGCATTTATCTTCTGATATCAAGAGGGGTCGAACTCAAAATAATTATCCTGGAACAAGCCGTGAACCTCGTGGGGATTGGAATAATGATAGGCAGAGGCATAACATCCACCACTATGAGTACCATCCTGTGGGGTCATATAACAATAGTAAACCTGAAAAACCAGAAGATGAATATCATAATGCGGGCCAAAGATACAAGGACAGAGGACTGGGTCAGTCAAAGCGTGGCAGGGGAAATTTTCATGGGCGGCAAAGCGGCAGTATACGTTTAGATGCTGGTTCTGGCTGA
- the LOC113740018 gene encoding uncharacterized protein isoform X3, producing the protein MHSCPDFLLTLMRLLCFALVDTDSSAFFICGCCNELSFFIILCYIFGACIDSDLQLISSQADSQADRHPKRLQLSLIATIRMIDIAVNLTDGMFKGIYNGKKYHVADIVAVLSRAWSAGVDRIIVTGGFLEESKEALAIAETDARLFCMVDVHPTRCKEFDESGDPEKHFQSLLSLTKEGVEKGKVAAIGECGLDYDRLDC; encoded by the exons CGTCTTCTTTGTTTTGCTCTTGTTGATACAGATTCGTCAG CTTTCTTCATATGTGGTTGCTGTAACGAGCTttctttcttcatcatcttgtgTTATATATTTGGAGCTTGTATTGATTCAG ACCTCCAGTTGATCTCATCTCAAGCGGACTCTCAGGCAGACAGACACCCAAAAAGACTCCAACTTTCACTAATAGCGACTATCCGAATGATTG ATATAGCAGTCAATCTCACTG ATGGTATGTTCAAAGGAATATACAACGGCAAGAAATACCATGTGGCAGATATTGTTGCAGTACTCAGCAGGGCTTGGAGCGCCGGTGTTGATCGAATTATT GTAACTGGTGGATTTCTAGAGGAATCAAAAGAAGCTCTTGCTATTGCTGAAACTGATG CAAGACTTTTTTGCATGGTTGATGTGCACCCAACAAGATGCAAA GAATTTGATGAGAGTGGGGATCCCGAAAAGCATTTTCAGTCTCTTCTCTCATTGACTAAAGAGGGGGTTGAGAAAGGAAAG gtgGCTGCAATTGGTGAATGTGGACTGGACTATGACAGGCTTGATTGCTAA
- the LOC113740018 gene encoding deoxyribonuclease Tat-D isoform X1 has product MHSCPDFLLTLMRLLCFALVDTDSSAFFICGCCNELSFFIILCYIFGACIDSDLQLISSQADSQADRHPKRLQLSLIATIRMIDIAVNLTDGMFKGIYNGKKYHVADIVAVLSRAWSAGVDRIIVTGGFLEESKEALAIAETDARLFCMVDVHPTRCKVTVDTLLNAILKLLNV; this is encoded by the exons CGTCTTCTTTGTTTTGCTCTTGTTGATACAGATTCGTCAG CTTTCTTCATATGTGGTTGCTGTAACGAGCTttctttcttcatcatcttgtgTTATATATTTGGAGCTTGTATTGATTCAG ACCTCCAGTTGATCTCATCTCAAGCGGACTCTCAGGCAGACAGACACCCAAAAAGACTCCAACTTTCACTAATAGCGACTATCCGAATGATTG ATATAGCAGTCAATCTCACTG ATGGTATGTTCAAAGGAATATACAACGGCAAGAAATACCATGTGGCAGATATTGTTGCAGTACTCAGCAGGGCTTGGAGCGCCGGTGTTGATCGAATTATT GTAACTGGTGGATTTCTAGAGGAATCAAAAGAAGCTCTTGCTATTGCTGAAACTGATG CAAGACTTTTTTGCATGGTTGATGTGCACCCAACAAGATGCAAAGTGACTGTTGATACTCTTCTGAATGCCATCCTTAAGTTATTGAATGTGTGA